In Mauremys mutica isolate MM-2020 ecotype Southern unplaced genomic scaffold, ASM2049712v1 000553F_np12_obj, whole genome shotgun sequence, a genomic segment contains:
- the LOC123357403 gene encoding forkhead box protein P3-like isoform X5: MPSPTSSRVPHGNSPAGPTGGAQIRPTVLTHGTSAPARKQQVPPYPLAMGDPQTTPHLQALLQDTQRQALLIQQMSPEPSARPSILHLQPPGVLVLRSHHGLTHGINITGVEWIPRDPPAPRSPDRSPPQRCPSPGDHSGQTERRPRQDPLWAQDRAAQCRRQRELVEHLEEQLERERRRLGAMQAQLATTEAPDRALDPAMSAKGQRCASQPPTPSGWARAGAALPAQKGALQPPLTPQAHPYVSHGAGICSDLGPTLEFYRFSRARPPFTYAMLIRWAILGSPHRQLTLNEIYQWFSRMFGYFRHNTATWKNAVRHNLSLHKCFVRVEHVKGAVWTVDEAEFQKKRNQRPPPYGALGWAGPPVSHAQGPAAISHAPRRIQQVPGAEAPAAPPALRAPLPPQPMRHPQGTSRG, translated from the exons ATGCCCAGCCCCACGTCATCCCGAGTGCCCCATGGCAACAGCCCCGCTGGCCCGACTGGCGGGGCCCAGATCCGCCCCACGGTGCTCACCCACGGAACCAGCGCCCCCGCCAGGAAGCAGCAG GTGCCACCATACCCCCTGGCGATGGGGGACCCCCaaaccaccccccacctccaggccCTGCTCCAGGACACCCAGCGCCAGGCACTGCTCATCCAACAG atGTCTCCGGAGCCCAGCGCCCGCCCCTCCAtcctgcacctccagccccccGGCGTGCTGGTGCTGAGGTCCCACCACGGCTTGACACACG GGATTAACATCACGGGCGTGGAGTGGATTCCGAGGGACCCGCCTGCCCCCCGCTCGCCAGACCGGTCCCCCCCACAgcgctgccccagccccggggaccACAGCGGCCAGACTGAGAG ACGCCCCCGGCAGGACCCGCTCTGGGCACAGGACAGGGCAGCCCAGTGCCGGCGGCAGAGGGAGCTGGTCGAGCacctggaggagcag ctgGAGCGGGAGCGGCGGCGCCTGGGGGCCATGCAGGCCCAGCTGGCCACGACGGAGGCCCCGGACCGAGCCCTTGACCCA gcaATGTCAGCGAAGGGCCAGCGCTGcgcctcccaaccccccaccccctcgggCTGGGCCCGGGCTGGAGCCGCCCTCCCCGCCCAGAAGGGGGCGCTGCAGCCGCCACTGACCCCCCAGGCCCACCCCTATGTCAGCCACGGCGCCGGCATCTGCTCag ACCTGGGCCCCACCTTGGAGTTTTATCGGTTCAGCAGGGCCCGGCCGCCCTTTACCTACGCGATGCTGATCCGCTGG gccaTTCTGGGATCCCCCCACCGCCAGCTGACGCTGAACGAGATTTATCAATGGTTCAGCCGCATGTTCGGCTACTTCCGCCACAACACGGCCACCTGGAAG aacgCCGTGCGGCACAACCTGAGCCTGCACAAGTGCTTCGTGCGAGTGGAGCACGTGAAAGGCGCCGTGTGGACCGTGGACGAGGCCGAGTTCCAGAAGAAGCGGAACCAGCGACCCCCCCCGTACGGTGCCCTGGGGTGGGCGGGGCCTCCTGTTAGCCACGCCCAGGGACCAGCAGCTATTAGCCACGCCCCCAGGAGGATCCAGCAG gtacctggagctgaagcacctgctgccccccctgcccttcgcgcccccctcccgccccagccgaTGAGACACCCCCAGGGCACCTCCAGGGGCTGA
- the LOC123357403 gene encoding forkhead box protein P3-like isoform X3, with protein MGPPKLLGAEQPRGLGRRKPRPRSWCYFRAKKNPPQRARGARRPGAPFPLSHRHVAPSGSAAAPRRPINPQPGGGFRTAPLPAGMPRSAERLRQAPMPSPTSSRVPHGNSPAGPTGGAQIRPTVLTHGTSAPARKQQVPPYPLAMGDPQTTPHLQALLQDTQRQALLIQQMSPEPSARPSILHLQPPGVLVLRSHHGLTHGINITGVEWIPRDPPAPRSPDRSPPQRCPSPGDHSGQTERRPRQDPLWAQDRAAQCRRQRELVEHLEEQLERERRRLGAMQAQLATTEAPDRALDPAMSAKGQRCASQPPTPSGWARAGAALPAQKGALQPPLTPQAHPYVSHGAGICSDLGPTLEFYRFSRARPPFTYAMLIRWAILGSPHRQLTLNEIYQWFSRMFGYFRHNTATWKNAVRHNLSLHKCFVRVEHVKGAVWTVDEAEFQKKRNQRPPPYLELKHLLPPLPFAPPSRPSR; from the exons ATGGGGCCCCCCAAG CTTCTCGGTGCTGAGCAGCCTCGGGGGCTGGGGCGCCGAAAACCCCGACCGAGAAGCTGGTGTTATTTTCGAGCAAAGAAAAACCCCCCACAAAGGGCACGCGGGGCACGTCGCCCTGGCGCTCCGTTTCCACTGAGTCACCGGCACGTCGCACCCTCGGGGAGCGCGGCCGCCCCACGGCGCCCTATAAATCCCCAGCCGGGGGGCGGATTTCGcactgctcccctgccagccgggatgcCGAGGAGCGCCGAGCG cttgCGCCAGGCCCCGATGCCCAGCCCCACGTCATCCCGAGTGCCCCATGGCAACAGCCCCGCTGGCCCGACTGGCGGGGCCCAGATCCGCCCCACGGTGCTCACCCACGGAACCAGCGCCCCCGCCAGGAAGCAGCAG GTGCCACCATACCCCCTGGCGATGGGGGACCCCCaaaccaccccccacctccaggccCTGCTCCAGGACACCCAGCGCCAGGCACTGCTCATCCAACAG atGTCTCCGGAGCCCAGCGCCCGCCCCTCCAtcctgcacctccagccccccGGCGTGCTGGTGCTGAGGTCCCACCACGGCTTGACACACG GGATTAACATCACGGGCGTGGAGTGGATTCCGAGGGACCCGCCTGCCCCCCGCTCGCCAGACCGGTCCCCCCCACAgcgctgccccagccccggggaccACAGCGGCCAGACTGAGAG ACGCCCCCGGCAGGACCCGCTCTGGGCACAGGACAGGGCAGCCCAGTGCCGGCGGCAGAGGGAGCTGGTCGAGCacctggaggagcag ctgGAGCGGGAGCGGCGGCGCCTGGGGGCCATGCAGGCCCAGCTGGCCACGACGGAGGCCCCGGACCGAGCCCTTGACCCA gcaATGTCAGCGAAGGGCCAGCGCTGcgcctcccaaccccccaccccctcgggCTGGGCCCGGGCTGGAGCCGCCCTCCCCGCCCAGAAGGGGGCGCTGCAGCCGCCACTGACCCCCCAGGCCCACCCCTATGTCAGCCACGGCGCCGGCATCTGCTCag ACCTGGGCCCCACCTTGGAGTTTTATCGGTTCAGCAGGGCCCGGCCGCCCTTTACCTACGCGATGCTGATCCGCTGG gccaTTCTGGGATCCCCCCACCGCCAGCTGACGCTGAACGAGATTTATCAATGGTTCAGCCGCATGTTCGGCTACTTCCGCCACAACACGGCCACCTGGAAG aacgCCGTGCGGCACAACCTGAGCCTGCACAAGTGCTTCGTGCGAGTGGAGCACGTGAAAGGCGCCGTGTGGACCGTGGACGAGGCCGAGTTCCAGAAGAAGCGGAACCAGCGACCCCCCCC gtacctggagctgaagcacctgctgccccccctgcccttcgcgcccccctcccgccccagccgaTGA
- the LOC123357403 gene encoding forkhead box protein P3-like isoform X2 — translation MGPPKLLGAEQPRGLGRRKPRPRSWCYFRAKKNPPQRARGARRPGAPFPLSHRHVAPSGSAAAPRRPINPQPGGGFRTAPLPAGMPRSAERLRQAPMPSPTSSRVPHGNSPAGPTGGAQIRPTVLTHGTSAPARKQQVPPYPLAMGDPQTTPHLQALLQDTQRQALLIQQMSPEPSARPSILHLQPPGVLVLRSHHGLTHGINITGVEWIPRDPPAPRSPDRSPPQRCPSPGDHSGQTERRPRQDPLWAQDRAAQCRRQRELVEHLEEQAMSAKGQRCASQPPTPSGWARAGAALPAQKGALQPPLTPQAHPYVSHGAGICSDLGPTLEFYRFSRARPPFTYAMLIRWAILGSPHRQLTLNEIYQWFSRMFGYFRHNTATWKNAVRHNLSLHKCFVRVEHVKGAVWTVDEAEFQKKRNQRPPPYGALGWAGPPVSHAQGPAAISHAPRRIQQVPGAEAPAAPPALRAPLPPQPMRHPQGTSRG, via the exons ATGGGGCCCCCCAAG CTTCTCGGTGCTGAGCAGCCTCGGGGGCTGGGGCGCCGAAAACCCCGACCGAGAAGCTGGTGTTATTTTCGAGCAAAGAAAAACCCCCCACAAAGGGCACGCGGGGCACGTCGCCCTGGCGCTCCGTTTCCACTGAGTCACCGGCACGTCGCACCCTCGGGGAGCGCGGCCGCCCCACGGCGCCCTATAAATCCCCAGCCGGGGGGCGGATTTCGcactgctcccctgccagccgggatgcCGAGGAGCGCCGAGCG cttgCGCCAGGCCCCGATGCCCAGCCCCACGTCATCCCGAGTGCCCCATGGCAACAGCCCCGCTGGCCCGACTGGCGGGGCCCAGATCCGCCCCACGGTGCTCACCCACGGAACCAGCGCCCCCGCCAGGAAGCAGCAG GTGCCACCATACCCCCTGGCGATGGGGGACCCCCaaaccaccccccacctccaggccCTGCTCCAGGACACCCAGCGCCAGGCACTGCTCATCCAACAG atGTCTCCGGAGCCCAGCGCCCGCCCCTCCAtcctgcacctccagccccccGGCGTGCTGGTGCTGAGGTCCCACCACGGCTTGACACACG GGATTAACATCACGGGCGTGGAGTGGATTCCGAGGGACCCGCCTGCCCCCCGCTCGCCAGACCGGTCCCCCCCACAgcgctgccccagccccggggaccACAGCGGCCAGACTGAGAG ACGCCCCCGGCAGGACCCGCTCTGGGCACAGGACAGGGCAGCCCAGTGCCGGCGGCAGAGGGAGCTGGTCGAGCacctggaggagcag gcaATGTCAGCGAAGGGCCAGCGCTGcgcctcccaaccccccaccccctcgggCTGGGCCCGGGCTGGAGCCGCCCTCCCCGCCCAGAAGGGGGCGCTGCAGCCGCCACTGACCCCCCAGGCCCACCCCTATGTCAGCCACGGCGCCGGCATCTGCTCag ACCTGGGCCCCACCTTGGAGTTTTATCGGTTCAGCAGGGCCCGGCCGCCCTTTACCTACGCGATGCTGATCCGCTGG gccaTTCTGGGATCCCCCCACCGCCAGCTGACGCTGAACGAGATTTATCAATGGTTCAGCCGCATGTTCGGCTACTTCCGCCACAACACGGCCACCTGGAAG aacgCCGTGCGGCACAACCTGAGCCTGCACAAGTGCTTCGTGCGAGTGGAGCACGTGAAAGGCGCCGTGTGGACCGTGGACGAGGCCGAGTTCCAGAAGAAGCGGAACCAGCGACCCCCCCCGTACGGTGCCCTGGGGTGGGCGGGGCCTCCTGTTAGCCACGCCCAGGGACCAGCAGCTATTAGCCACGCCCCCAGGAGGATCCAGCAG gtacctggagctgaagcacctgctgccccccctgcccttcgcgcccccctcccgccccagccgaTGAGACACCCCCAGGGCACCTCCAGGGGCTGA
- the LOC123357403 gene encoding forkhead box protein P3-like isoform X1, translating into MGPPKLLGAEQPRGLGRRKPRPRSWCYFRAKKNPPQRARGARRPGAPFPLSHRHVAPSGSAAAPRRPINPQPGGGFRTAPLPAGMPRSAERLRQAPMPSPTSSRVPHGNSPAGPTGGAQIRPTVLTHGTSAPARKQQVPPYPLAMGDPQTTPHLQALLQDTQRQALLIQQMSPEPSARPSILHLQPPGVLVLRSHHGLTHGINITGVEWIPRDPPAPRSPDRSPPQRCPSPGDHSGQTERRPRQDPLWAQDRAAQCRRQRELVEHLEEQLERERRRLGAMQAQLATTEAPDRALDPAMSAKGQRCASQPPTPSGWARAGAALPAQKGALQPPLTPQAHPYVSHGAGICSDLGPTLEFYRFSRARPPFTYAMLIRWAILGSPHRQLTLNEIYQWFSRMFGYFRHNTATWKNAVRHNLSLHKCFVRVEHVKGAVWTVDEAEFQKKRNQRPPPYGALGWAGPPVSHAQGPAAISHAPRRIQQVPGAEAPAAPPALRAPLPPQPMRHPQGTSRG; encoded by the exons ATGGGGCCCCCCAAG CTTCTCGGTGCTGAGCAGCCTCGGGGGCTGGGGCGCCGAAAACCCCGACCGAGAAGCTGGTGTTATTTTCGAGCAAAGAAAAACCCCCCACAAAGGGCACGCGGGGCACGTCGCCCTGGCGCTCCGTTTCCACTGAGTCACCGGCACGTCGCACCCTCGGGGAGCGCGGCCGCCCCACGGCGCCCTATAAATCCCCAGCCGGGGGGCGGATTTCGcactgctcccctgccagccgggatgcCGAGGAGCGCCGAGCG cttgCGCCAGGCCCCGATGCCCAGCCCCACGTCATCCCGAGTGCCCCATGGCAACAGCCCCGCTGGCCCGACTGGCGGGGCCCAGATCCGCCCCACGGTGCTCACCCACGGAACCAGCGCCCCCGCCAGGAAGCAGCAG GTGCCACCATACCCCCTGGCGATGGGGGACCCCCaaaccaccccccacctccaggccCTGCTCCAGGACACCCAGCGCCAGGCACTGCTCATCCAACAG atGTCTCCGGAGCCCAGCGCCCGCCCCTCCAtcctgcacctccagccccccGGCGTGCTGGTGCTGAGGTCCCACCACGGCTTGACACACG GGATTAACATCACGGGCGTGGAGTGGATTCCGAGGGACCCGCCTGCCCCCCGCTCGCCAGACCGGTCCCCCCCACAgcgctgccccagccccggggaccACAGCGGCCAGACTGAGAG ACGCCCCCGGCAGGACCCGCTCTGGGCACAGGACAGGGCAGCCCAGTGCCGGCGGCAGAGGGAGCTGGTCGAGCacctggaggagcag ctgGAGCGGGAGCGGCGGCGCCTGGGGGCCATGCAGGCCCAGCTGGCCACGACGGAGGCCCCGGACCGAGCCCTTGACCCA gcaATGTCAGCGAAGGGCCAGCGCTGcgcctcccaaccccccaccccctcgggCTGGGCCCGGGCTGGAGCCGCCCTCCCCGCCCAGAAGGGGGCGCTGCAGCCGCCACTGACCCCCCAGGCCCACCCCTATGTCAGCCACGGCGCCGGCATCTGCTCag ACCTGGGCCCCACCTTGGAGTTTTATCGGTTCAGCAGGGCCCGGCCGCCCTTTACCTACGCGATGCTGATCCGCTGG gccaTTCTGGGATCCCCCCACCGCCAGCTGACGCTGAACGAGATTTATCAATGGTTCAGCCGCATGTTCGGCTACTTCCGCCACAACACGGCCACCTGGAAG aacgCCGTGCGGCACAACCTGAGCCTGCACAAGTGCTTCGTGCGAGTGGAGCACGTGAAAGGCGCCGTGTGGACCGTGGACGAGGCCGAGTTCCAGAAGAAGCGGAACCAGCGACCCCCCCCGTACGGTGCCCTGGGGTGGGCGGGGCCTCCTGTTAGCCACGCCCAGGGACCAGCAGCTATTAGCCACGCCCCCAGGAGGATCCAGCAG gtacctggagctgaagcacctgctgccccccctgcccttcgcgcccccctcccgccccagccgaTGAGACACCCCCAGGGCACCTCCAGGGGCTGA
- the LOC123357403 gene encoding forkhead box protein P3-like isoform X4, which yields MPRSAERLRQAPMPSPTSSRVPHGNSPAGPTGGAQIRPTVLTHGTSAPARKQQVPPYPLAMGDPQTTPHLQALLQDTQRQALLIQQMSPEPSARPSILHLQPPGVLVLRSHHGLTHGINITGVEWIPRDPPAPRSPDRSPPQRCPSPGDHSGQTERRPRQDPLWAQDRAAQCRRQRELVEHLEEQLERERRRLGAMQAQLATTEAPDRALDPAMSAKGQRCASQPPTPSGWARAGAALPAQKGALQPPLTPQAHPYVSHGAGICSDLGPTLEFYRFSRARPPFTYAMLIRWAILGSPHRQLTLNEIYQWFSRMFGYFRHNTATWKNAVRHNLSLHKCFVRVEHVKGAVWTVDEAEFQKKRNQRPPPYGALGWAGPPVSHAQGPAAISHAPRRIQQVPGAEAPAAPPALRAPLPPQPMRHPQGTSRG from the exons atgcCGAGGAGCGCCGAGCG cttgCGCCAGGCCCCGATGCCCAGCCCCACGTCATCCCGAGTGCCCCATGGCAACAGCCCCGCTGGCCCGACTGGCGGGGCCCAGATCCGCCCCACGGTGCTCACCCACGGAACCAGCGCCCCCGCCAGGAAGCAGCAG GTGCCACCATACCCCCTGGCGATGGGGGACCCCCaaaccaccccccacctccaggccCTGCTCCAGGACACCCAGCGCCAGGCACTGCTCATCCAACAG atGTCTCCGGAGCCCAGCGCCCGCCCCTCCAtcctgcacctccagccccccGGCGTGCTGGTGCTGAGGTCCCACCACGGCTTGACACACG GGATTAACATCACGGGCGTGGAGTGGATTCCGAGGGACCCGCCTGCCCCCCGCTCGCCAGACCGGTCCCCCCCACAgcgctgccccagccccggggaccACAGCGGCCAGACTGAGAG ACGCCCCCGGCAGGACCCGCTCTGGGCACAGGACAGGGCAGCCCAGTGCCGGCGGCAGAGGGAGCTGGTCGAGCacctggaggagcag ctgGAGCGGGAGCGGCGGCGCCTGGGGGCCATGCAGGCCCAGCTGGCCACGACGGAGGCCCCGGACCGAGCCCTTGACCCA gcaATGTCAGCGAAGGGCCAGCGCTGcgcctcccaaccccccaccccctcgggCTGGGCCCGGGCTGGAGCCGCCCTCCCCGCCCAGAAGGGGGCGCTGCAGCCGCCACTGACCCCCCAGGCCCACCCCTATGTCAGCCACGGCGCCGGCATCTGCTCag ACCTGGGCCCCACCTTGGAGTTTTATCGGTTCAGCAGGGCCCGGCCGCCCTTTACCTACGCGATGCTGATCCGCTGG gccaTTCTGGGATCCCCCCACCGCCAGCTGACGCTGAACGAGATTTATCAATGGTTCAGCCGCATGTTCGGCTACTTCCGCCACAACACGGCCACCTGGAAG aacgCCGTGCGGCACAACCTGAGCCTGCACAAGTGCTTCGTGCGAGTGGAGCACGTGAAAGGCGCCGTGTGGACCGTGGACGAGGCCGAGTTCCAGAAGAAGCGGAACCAGCGACCCCCCCCGTACGGTGCCCTGGGGTGGGCGGGGCCTCCTGTTAGCCACGCCCAGGGACCAGCAGCTATTAGCCACGCCCCCAGGAGGATCCAGCAG gtacctggagctgaagcacctgctgccccccctgcccttcgcgcccccctcccgccccagccgaTGAGACACCCCCAGGGCACCTCCAGGGGCTGA
- the LOC123357389 gene encoding coiled-coil domain-containing protein 22-like — protein MDEVDKILIHSLRLSGTQVPEEVQSLREFTTELIVESVVRCLRVIHPSLGTSLGHVLPPGMSARFRIGTSLAQACQELGYQGEVGYQTFLYSSEPEIRRLLLFLVEKLPRDDAEDARQPAGKSAGLLRAIAAKIKEQLGTPWVPPACRTPRLQRLQGTCLLKPFHAHPLVLPRDSGPVERREFFGGFLPPVPAQPPRPGAGAPSLLERHAGDLGAQHDWEADWQSQGLASRLPPKEYVQWKRQRLRRRLLDQLRLAAPPHGTAGPPQPGAPDLAELLSAGGAGGPWPRGPASATPRAWHMNRSSWGRCRRRWNLSRPPRPRSSSGPRRVSPPPPPPPEKPQARGQVTCPGSPPGLTPGGPACKQRQPRPQPIVLLNGLFLAPPRTTAPGPEHERHVYTRDPPLAPLHRAPSTSATFTRATPPRTIAPGPEHERHVYTRDPPAHHCTGPRVLPQTPSATFTRATPPRTIAPGPEHERHVYTRVPPLAPLHRAPSTSATFTRTTPPRTIALGPEHERHVYTRDPPSHHCTGPRARAPRLHGRPPLAPLHRAPSTSATFTRATPPRTIEVQVRQEEELAGLRGELQRLEAEMDAVCGEVKVLELSLSQAEAGLRQQRLALGGREETLQVKSRALELLPQAENNLAKLQLLVEGSAQRLVLLAAQWETRRGPLVDQYRHLRAARHSRQLESTRRVSEIQALHERGRSAATEAQRKEELCRQLLTELESLPKDVSRAAYTQRILEIVGNIRKQKEEITKILSDTRALQKEINGLSGKLDRTFAVTDELVFKDAKRDESVRKAYKYLAALHENCSQLIQTIEDAGAIQRETRDLEEQIESEGTKKTLANLERILSDYRALRQENAALLGRSREP, from the exons ATGGACGAGGTGGACAAGATCCTCATCCACTCGCTCCGCCTCTCCGGAAC GCAGGTCCCCGAGGAGGTGCAGAGCCTGCGGGAGTTCACCACGGAGCTGATCGTGGAGTCGGTGGTGCGATGCCTCCGCGTCATTCACCCGTCGCTGGGCACCAGCCTCGGCCAcgtgctgccccctggcatgtCGGCCCGGTTCCGCATCGGCACCAGCCTGGCCCAGGCCTGCCAG gagctGGGCTACCAGGGAGAGGTCGGGTACCAGACTTTCCTGTACAGCAGCGAGCCCGAGATCCGGCGCCTCCTGCTGTTCCTTGTGGAGAAGCTGCCCAGGGACGACGCTGAGGACGCCAGGCAGCCGGCCG GGAAGTCGGCCGGGCTACTCCGCGCCATCGCGGCGAAGATCAAGGAGCAGCTGGGGACGCCCTGGGTGCCCCCCGCCTGCCGCACCCCACGGCTACAGCGGCTGCAg GGCACCTGCCTGCTGAAACCCTTTCACGCCCACCCCTTGGTCCTGCCCCGCGATTCGGGGCCGGTTG AGCGCCGGGAGTTTTTCGGGGGGTTCCTGCCCCCGGTgccggcccagcccccccggccgggcgctggggccccctccctgctggagcGACACGCGGGCGACCTGGGGGCGCAGCACGACTGGGAGGCCgactggcagagccaggggctggcgTCTCGCCTGCCCCCCAAG gagtACGTGCAGTGGAAGCGTCAGCGGCTCCGGCGGCGCCTGCTGGACCAGCTGCGTCTGgccgcccccccccacggcaccgccggccccccccagccaggggcaccGGACCTGGCAGAGCTGCTGAGCGCGGGGGGCGCCGGGGGCCCCTGGCCAAGGGGTCCCGCTTCAGCCACGCCCCGCGCCTGGCACATGAACAG GAGCTCGTGGGGCAGATGCAGGCGGCGCTGGAACCTCTCGCGTCCTCCAAGACCTCGGAGCag ctctggcccACGCCGGgtatccccacccccccccccccccccggaaaagCCCCAGGCCAGGGGACAGGTCACATGTCCTGGGAGCCCCCCCGGCCTGACTCCCGGGGGACCTGCCTGCAAACAgcgccagccccggccccagccgatTGTCCTGCTTAACGGCCTGTTCCTGGCCCCCCCTCGCACCACTGCACCGGGCCCTGAGCACGAGCGCCACGTTTACACGCGCGACCCCCCCCTCGCACCACTGCACCGGGCCCCGAGCACGAGCGCCACGTTTACACGCGCGACCCCCCCTCGCACCATTGCACCGGGCCCCGAGCACGAGCGCCACGTTTACACGCGCGACCCCCCCGCGCACCATTGCACCGGGCCCCGAGTTCTTCCTCAGACCCCGAGCGCCACGTTTACACGCGCGACCCCCCCTCGCACCATTGCACCGGGCCCCGAGCACGAGCGCCACGTTTACACGCGCGTCCCCCCCCTCGCACCATTGCACCGGGCCCCGAGCACGAGCGCCACGTTTACACGCACGACCCCCCCTCGCACCATTGCACTGGGCCCCGAGCACGAGCGCCACGTTTACACGCGCGACCCCCCCTCGCACCATTGCACCGGGCCCCGAGCACGAGCGCCACGTTTACACGGGCGACCCCCCCTCGCACCATTGCACCGGGCCCCGAGCACGAGCGCCACGTTTACACGGGCGACCCCCCCTCGCACCATT gaggtGCAGGTGcggcaggaggaggagctggctgGCCTGCGGGGGGAGCTGCAGCGCCTGGAGGCCGAGATGGACGCCGTGTGCGGGGAGGTGAAGGTCCTGGAGCTGAGCCTCAGCCAG gcggaggcggggctgcggcagcagcggctggctctgggggggcgcGAAGAGACCCTGCAGGTGAAGAGCCGggccctggagctgctcccccaggCTGAGAACAACCTGGCCAAGCTGCAG ctgctgGTGGAGGGCAGCGCCCAGCGCCTGGTGCTCCTGGCCGCGCAGTGGGAGACGCGCCGGGGGCCGCTTGTGGATCAGTATCGTCACCTCCGGGCCGCTCGCCACTCCCGCCAG ctggagtcGACCCGGCGCGTCTCGGAGATCCAGGCCCTGCACGAGCGCGGCCGGAGCGCGGCCACCGAGGCCCAGCGCAAGGAGGAGCTGTGCCGGCAGCTG ctgaCGGAGCTGGAGTCGCTCCCCAAGGACGTGTCGCGGGCAGCCTACACCCAGCGCATCCTCGAGATCGTCGGCAACATCCGCAAGCAGAAGGAGGAGATCACCAAG atCCTGTCGGACACCCGGGCCCTGCAGAAGGAGATCAACGGCCTGAGCGGGAAGCTGGACCGGACCTTCGCTGTCACCGACGAGCTGGTCTTCAAg GATGCCAAGCGGGACGAGTCGGTCCGGAAAGCCTATAAATACCTGGCAGCTCTTCAcgag aactgcAGCCAGCTGATCCAGACGATCGAGGACGCGGGCGCCATCCAGCGGGAGACCCGGGacctggaggagcag atcgAGAGCGAGGGGACCAAGAAGACTTTGGCCAACCTGGAGCGGATCCTGAGCGACTACCGGGCCCTGCGGCAGGAGAACGCGGCGCTGCTGGGGCGGAGCCGGGAGCCCTGA